A single region of the Pseudomonas solani genome encodes:
- a CDS encoding nucleotidyltransferase family protein — protein sequence MAYQNPLPHLQRWLRGDSQRLLALRCVASLGLRDAWLAAGFVRNLAWDRLHGYRGATPLADLDLIHFNPDDLAPEADLRIEQALRRMAGHLPWSVKNQARMHLRNGDDPYRDSRDAMSHWPEVQTAIGVRLRPGGGIEIATPFVQSGLLDLRITPNPLHPRQAVFAERLQAKDWLQRWPRLQVDTAPLGCLLLTSHFDEA from the coding sequence GTGGCTTACCAGAATCCCCTGCCCCACCTGCAGCGCTGGCTGCGTGGCGACTCGCAACGCCTGCTGGCGCTGCGCTGCGTCGCCAGCCTGGGCCTGCGCGACGCCTGGCTGGCCGCCGGTTTCGTCCGCAACCTCGCCTGGGACCGCCTGCACGGCTACCGCGGCGCCACGCCGCTGGCCGATCTCGACCTGATCCACTTCAACCCCGATGACCTCGCCCCCGAAGCCGACCTGCGCATCGAGCAGGCCCTGCGACGCATGGCCGGGCACCTGCCCTGGTCGGTGAAGAACCAGGCGCGCATGCACCTGCGTAACGGCGACGACCCCTACCGCGACAGCCGCGACGCCATGAGCCACTGGCCGGAGGTGCAGACCGCCATCGGCGTGCGCCTGCGCCCGGGTGGCGGCATCGAGATCGCCACCCCTTTCGTGCAGTCCGGGCTGCTCGACCTGCGCATCACCCCCAACCCGCTGCACCCGCGTCAGGCGGTCTTCGCCGAACGCCTGCAGGCCAAGGATTGGCTGCAACGCTGGCCGCGCCTGCAAGTCGATACCGCGCCCCTGGGTTGCCTGCTGCTCACCAGCCACTTCGACGAGGCCTGA
- a CDS encoding acyl-CoA thioesterase — MSQPQHLRSDYRHFQPITTRWHDNDVYGHVNNVVYYGFFDSAVNTYLIEVGGLDIHDGEIVGFVVSSSCDYFASIAFPERIEVGLRVGKLGNSSVQYELAIFKAGEDEACAAGRFVHVFVDRTSNRPVPIPERLRAALAELVVPG, encoded by the coding sequence ATGAGCCAGCCCCAGCACCTGCGCAGCGACTACCGCCACTTCCAGCCGATCACCACCCGCTGGCACGACAACGATGTCTACGGCCACGTGAACAACGTCGTCTACTACGGCTTCTTCGACAGCGCGGTGAACACCTACCTGATCGAAGTGGGCGGCCTGGACATCCACGACGGCGAGATCGTCGGCTTCGTGGTCAGCTCCTCCTGCGACTACTTCGCCTCCATCGCCTTCCCCGAGCGCATCGAAGTGGGCCTGCGTGTCGGCAAGCTGGGCAACAGCTCGGTGCAGTACGAACTGGCCATCTTCAAGGCCGGCGAAGACGAAGCCTGCGCCGCTGGCCGCTTCGTCCACGTCTTCGTCGACCGCACCAGCAACCGCCCCGTGCCCATCCCCGAACGCCTGCGCGCCGCCCTGGCGGAGCTGGTGGTCCCGGGCTGA
- a CDS encoding iron-containing alcohol dehydrogenase, whose amino-acid sequence MQPFSFATTAQILCESGSALRLAELCRERDAHRVLIVTDPGITRLNMLDPILPGFAAAGVAVEIFDQVQADPPEAVVLQAVEQAQALRAELVIGFGGGSSMDVAKLVALLAHPDCKQALKDIYGVGNARGRRLPLIQVPTTAGTGSEVTQIAIITTGETTKMGVVSPLLLPDLAVLDADLTLGLPAAVTAATGIDAMVHAIESYTSRHKKNPMSDLLGREALRLLCANLDEAVHNGRNREARQAMLLGACLAGQAFANAPVAAVHALAYPLGGHYHIPHGLSNALVLPHVLGFNAEVAAPLYAELAPLVLGRKLQPGNALHLTEQLIFELADFSERSGLPTRLRDAGVAEAMLPQLASDAMLQQRLLVNNPREVSERDALAIYQAAY is encoded by the coding sequence ATGCAGCCCTTCAGCTTCGCCACCACCGCGCAGATCCTCTGCGAATCCGGCTCCGCCCTCCGCCTGGCCGAGCTGTGCCGTGAGCGCGATGCCCATCGCGTGCTGATCGTCACCGACCCGGGCATCACCCGGCTGAACATGCTCGACCCCATCCTCCCGGGCTTCGCCGCCGCCGGCGTGGCGGTGGAGATCTTCGACCAGGTGCAGGCCGACCCGCCCGAGGCGGTGGTGCTGCAGGCCGTGGAGCAGGCGCAGGCCTTGCGCGCCGAGCTGGTGATCGGCTTCGGCGGCGGCAGCTCCATGGACGTGGCCAAGCTGGTGGCGCTGCTGGCCCACCCCGACTGCAAGCAGGCGCTCAAGGACATCTACGGCGTCGGCAACGCCCGGGGCCGGCGCCTGCCGCTGATCCAGGTGCCGACCACCGCCGGCACCGGCTCGGAAGTCACCCAGATCGCCATCATCACCACCGGCGAGACCACCAAGATGGGCGTGGTTTCGCCGCTGCTGCTGCCGGACCTGGCGGTGCTCGACGCCGACCTCACCCTCGGCCTGCCCGCCGCGGTGACCGCCGCCACCGGCATCGACGCGATGGTCCACGCCATCGAGTCCTACACCAGCCGGCACAAAAAGAACCCCATGTCCGACCTGCTCGGCCGCGAGGCCCTGCGCCTGCTCTGCGCCAACCTCGACGAGGCGGTGCACAACGGCCGCAACCGCGAGGCGCGCCAGGCCATGCTGCTGGGCGCCTGCCTGGCCGGTCAGGCCTTCGCCAACGCCCCGGTGGCGGCGGTGCATGCCCTGGCCTATCCCCTGGGCGGGCACTACCACATCCCCCATGGCCTCTCGAATGCGTTGGTGCTGCCCCATGTGCTCGGCTTCAACGCCGAGGTCGCCGCGCCGCTCTATGCCGAACTGGCGCCCCTGGTGCTGGGCCGCAAGCTGCAGCCGGGCAACGCCCTGCACCTCACCGAGCAACTGATCTTCGAACTGGCCGACTTCAGCGAGCGCAGCGGCCTGCCCACGCGCCTGCGCGATGCCGGTGTCGCCGAGGCGATGCTGCCGCAGCTGGCCAGCGACGCCATGTTGCAACAGCGCCTGCTGGTGAATAATCCGCGCGAAGTCAGCGAGCGCGATGCCCTCGCGATCTACCAAGCCGCCTATTGA
- a CDS encoding DUF2087 domain-containing protein has protein sequence MSKTLIPFATDDMSALARSLVRQLEERERPPGHVEMLNLLARARGFRSFQALRASQMAERQLSQPPADVAVDYVLVRRLLRYFDQQGRLRTWPGKHSHRRPCLWMTWMALPPRTAMSEREVDGHIREVASLGDHVLLRREMVDAGWLMRTPDGREYRRVELRPEPLAMALREQLGRRSA, from the coding sequence GTGTCCAAGACGCTTATCCCTTTCGCTACCGATGACATGTCTGCGCTCGCCCGCTCGCTGGTCCGCCAGCTGGAGGAGCGCGAACGGCCGCCCGGCCATGTGGAGATGCTCAACCTGCTGGCCCGCGCCCGGGGGTTTCGCAGCTTCCAGGCGCTGCGTGCGAGCCAGATGGCCGAACGACAACTGAGCCAGCCGCCGGCCGACGTTGCGGTGGACTACGTGCTGGTGCGCCGCCTGCTGCGGTACTTCGACCAGCAGGGCCGCCTGCGCACCTGGCCCGGCAAGCACAGCCACCGACGCCCCTGCCTGTGGATGACCTGGATGGCCCTGCCGCCCCGTACCGCGATGAGCGAGCGCGAGGTGGACGGGCATATCCGTGAGGTCGCGAGCCTGGGCGACCACGTGCTGTTGCGCCGGGAAATGGTGGATGCCGGCTGGCTGATGCGTACGCCGGACGGGCGCGAGTACCGCCGCGTGGAGTTGCGTCCGGAGCCGCTGGCGATGGCGCTGCGTGAACAGCTGGGCAGGCGCTCGGCCTGA
- the sstT gene encoding serine/threonine transporter SstT, with amino-acid sequence MTSEKRSMLQRVKGTSLVTRILIGLVAGVLLAVFLPAAAQAVGLLGKLFVAALKAVAPVLVFVLVIAAIGNHKPGERTHIRPILFLYLIGTFSAAVVAVLASSLFPSTLHLSAAANDLAPPGNISEVLLSLLGSAVANPVTALMQANFIGILVWAVGLGIAIRQGSETTRAVFSDLSHGVSLIVRVVIAFAPLGIFGLVASTLAENGLKVLADYAHLLAVLLGCMLFVAFVVNPLIVFWKIRRNPYPLVLTCLRESGITAFFTRSSAANIPVNLELSKKLGLHEDTYSVSIPLGATINMAGAAITITVLALAAVKTLGIAVDIPTAILLSLVASICACGASGVAGGSLLLIPLACSLFGIPSEVAMQVVAVGFIIGILQDAAETALNSSTDVLFTAAACIASGDVDEPGEAHIG; translated from the coding sequence ATGACGTCTGAAAAACGCTCCATGCTCCAGCGCGTGAAGGGCACCAGCCTGGTCACGCGCATCCTTATCGGCCTGGTGGCCGGTGTCCTGCTGGCGGTGTTCCTGCCGGCGGCGGCCCAGGCCGTGGGCCTGCTCGGCAAGCTCTTCGTCGCTGCGCTGAAGGCTGTGGCGCCGGTACTGGTGTTCGTCCTGGTGATCGCCGCCATCGGCAACCACAAGCCGGGCGAGCGCACCCATATCCGCCCGATCCTGTTCCTTTACCTGATCGGCACCTTCTCGGCGGCGGTGGTGGCGGTGCTGGCTTCCAGCCTGTTCCCCTCGACCCTGCACCTGAGCGCGGCGGCCAATGACCTGGCGCCGCCCGGCAATATTTCCGAGGTGCTGCTGAGCCTGCTGGGCAGCGCGGTGGCCAACCCGGTGACGGCGCTGATGCAGGCCAACTTCATCGGCATCCTGGTCTGGGCCGTGGGCCTGGGCATCGCCATCCGCCAGGGCAGCGAGACCACCCGCGCGGTGTTCAGCGACCTGTCCCACGGCGTGTCGCTGATCGTGCGCGTGGTGATCGCCTTCGCCCCGCTGGGCATCTTCGGCCTGGTGGCCTCGACCCTGGCGGAGAACGGCCTCAAGGTGCTGGCCGACTACGCCCACCTGCTGGCGGTACTGCTGGGCTGCATGCTGTTCGTGGCCTTCGTGGTGAACCCGCTGATCGTGTTCTGGAAGATCCGCCGCAACCCCTACCCGCTGGTGCTCACCTGCCTGCGCGAGAGCGGCATCACCGCCTTCTTCACCCGCAGCTCGGCGGCCAACATTCCGGTGAACCTGGAACTGTCGAAGAAGCTCGGCCTGCACGAGGACACCTATTCGGTGTCCATCCCCCTGGGCGCGACCATCAACATGGCCGGTGCGGCGATCACCATCACCGTGCTGGCCCTGGCGGCGGTGAAGACCCTGGGCATCGCGGTGGACATCCCCACGGCCATCCTGCTCAGCCTGGTGGCGTCCATCTGCGCCTGTGGCGCCTCGGGTGTGGCCGGTGGTTCGCTGCTGCTGATCCCGCTGGCGTGCAGCCTGTTCGGCATTCCCAGCGAGGTGGCGATGCAGGTGGTGGCGGTGGGCTTCATCATCGGCATCCTCCAGGACGCCGCCGAGACCGCGCTGAACTCCTCCACCGACGTGCTGTTCACCGCCGCGGCCTGCATCGCCAGCGGCGATGTCGACGAGCCGGGCGAAGCGCACATCGGCTGA
- a CDS encoding transporter substrate-binding domain-containing protein, producing the protein MGFIRYAIALLCLPTLLPVAFAGQQLRVCQQSPVTYAYRIELANLILARTAERYGEASIVTSQAPDPSQERCLAMLKAGQVDLAYVPPNRERLADFRMLPVDMHQGLLGYRVLIIRKDRQADFAGVKDLDGLRRLTGGFGSQWSDFPLFARNQLPVLGMANPGNLLPMLEQRRFDYFHRGLSEAWAEVDANRKALPDLMVEQHLALKYPMPVYFTFAQHNPVLERRFAEGFEMIRADGTFQALFLRHHGHLIDKAGMAGRRVIELESDLPGRLPDSGGGFAEPATARTGDTP; encoded by the coding sequence ATGGGTTTCATCCGCTACGCCATAGCTTTGCTCTGCCTCCCCACCCTGCTCCCGGTTGCCTTCGCCGGGCAGCAATTGCGCGTCTGCCAGCAAAGCCCCGTCACCTACGCCTACCGCATCGAACTGGCCAACCTCATCCTCGCCCGCACCGCCGAGCGCTACGGCGAAGCCAGCATCGTCACCAGCCAGGCGCCAGACCCGTCCCAGGAGCGTTGCCTGGCCATGCTCAAGGCCGGCCAGGTGGACCTCGCCTACGTCCCGCCGAACCGCGAGCGCCTCGCCGACTTCCGCATGCTGCCGGTCGACATGCACCAGGGCCTGCTCGGCTACCGCGTGCTGATCATCCGCAAGGATCGCCAGGCCGATTTCGCCGGCGTCAAAGACCTCGACGGCCTGCGCCGCCTCACCGGCGGCTTCGGCAGCCAGTGGAGCGACTTCCCGCTCTTCGCCCGCAACCAGCTGCCGGTGCTGGGCATGGCCAACCCCGGCAACCTGCTGCCGATGCTCGAGCAGCGCCGCTTCGACTACTTCCACCGTGGCCTCAGCGAAGCCTGGGCCGAGGTGGACGCCAACCGCAAGGCGCTGCCGGACCTGATGGTGGAGCAGCACCTGGCGCTGAAATACCCGATGCCGGTGTACTTCACCTTCGCCCAGCACAACCCGGTGCTGGAACGGCGCTTCGCCGAAGGCTTCGAGATGATCCGCGCGGACGGCACCTTCCAGGCGCTGTTCCTGCGCCATCACGGTCACCTCATCGACAAGGCCGGGATGGCCGGGCGGCGGGTCATCGAACTGGAGTCCGACCTGCCGGGCCGGCTACCGGACAGCGGTGGGGGGTTCGCCGAACCCGCCACCGCCAGGACGGGCGACACGCCCTAG